A portion of the Lolium rigidum isolate FL_2022 chromosome 1, APGP_CSIRO_Lrig_0.1, whole genome shotgun sequence genome contains these proteins:
- the LOC124657002 gene encoding protein O-glucosyltransferase 1-like, whose translation MKSTLIPAADEEEGAALVPPPAAGAAPCKVVDDDNAAVGVERQSSSSSSSPARTKKTWWWTALVSPTRGAVGMVIGGLVVLAMLVGTTWIDLDASFLPGNSHGSISRRGRHPPRRHRSSPLVPIPFSCGNSSSTPQCRRGMPPPSPTPEQPTAPPPSCPDYFRHIHSDLERWRVSGITREAVERAQPKAAFRLTVVSGRAYVETYHRAFQTRDVFTQWGILQLLARYPGRVPDVDVMFNLEDMPEFRAADYPDPATAPPLFRYCKDGSSLEVLWPDWSFWGWSEVNIRPWAPLVEEVGEENTRLPWQDREPYAFWKGNPYVSEARRDLFRCNNDSAAGKEWNARLFKQDWDAAIRNGFKDSNLAKQCRYRYMIYVQGRSWSVSEKYILACDSPMLAIDTPFRDFFSRGLVAGKHYWPIDPANKCRAVKFAVDWGNSHPAQARRIGQEGSGFAREEMSMDYVYDYMLHVLKQYAALLRYTPTVPEKAVELCPESMACPAQGRDREFMMQSRERYVATYEPCTLPPPFTAEEVTRMAAREEDVRRKVAKMEGR comes from the exons ATGAAGAGCACCTTGATCCCtgcggccgacgaggaggagggggcggccttGGTGCCGCCTCCAGCAGCCGGCGCGGCCCCGTGCAAggtcgtcgacgacgacaacgCTGCTGTGGGTGTAGAGCGGCAgtcttcgtcatcctcctcttcaccAGCAAGAACGAAGAAAACGTGGTGGTGGACGGCGCTTGTGTCGCCGACCAGGGGCGCCGTCGGGATGGTCATCGGCGGCCTCGTGGTGTTGGCGATGCTCGTCGGCACCACATGGATCGACCTGGACGCT TCCTTCCTGCCGGGCAACAGCCACGGCAGCATCAGCCGGCGTGGGCGACatcctcctcgccgccaccgctcatcaccgctcgtgcccataccattCAGCTGCGGCAATTCGTCCTCCACGCCACAATGCCGGCGCGGCATGCCACCACCGTCCCCAACGCCCGAACAGcccacggcgccgccgccgtcgtgccCCGACTACTTCCGGCACATCCACTCTGACCTCGAGCGGTGGCGCGTCTCCGGGATCACGAGGGAGGCGGTGGAGCGCGCGCAGCCGAAGGCTGCATTCCGGCTGACTGTGGTGTCCGGCCGCGCGTACGTGGAGACGTACCACCGTGCATTCCAGACGCGGGACGTGTTCACGCAGTGGGGCATCCTGCAGCTGCTCGCCCGCTACCCCGGCCGCGTCCCGGACGTCGACGTCATGTTCAACCTGGAGGACATGCCGGAGTTCCGCGCCGCCGACTACCCGGACCCTGCGACCGCGCCGCCGCTCTTCCGTTACTGCAAGGACGGTTCCTCGCTCGAGGTCCTGTGGCCTGACTGGTCCTTCTGGGGCTGGTCCGAGGTGAACATCCGCCCGTGGGCGCCGCTCGTCGAGGAGGTCGGCGAGGAGAACACGCGCCTCCCGTGGCAGGACCGGGAGCCCTACGCGTTCTGGAAGGGGAACCCGTACGTGTCGGAGGCGCGCCGCGACCTCTTCCGGTGCAACAACGACTCCGCCGCCGGCAAGGAGTGGAACGCGCGGCTGTTCAAGCAAGACTGGGACGCCGCCATCCGGAACGGGTTCAAGGACTCCAACCTGGCGAAGCAGTGCCGGTACAGGTACATGATCTACGTGCAGGGCCGGTCGTGGTCGGTGAGCGAGAAGTACATCCTCGCCTGCGACTCGCCTATGCTGGCCATCGACACGCCGTTCAGGGACTTCTTCTCCCGAGGGCTCGTCGCCGGCAAGCACTACTGGCCCATCGACCCCGCCAACAAGTGCCGCGCCGTCAAGTTCGCCGTCGACTGGGGGAACTCGCACCCGGCGCAGGCGAGGCGGATCGGCCAGGAGGGAAGCGGGTTCGCCAGGGAGGAGATGAGCATGGACTACGTGTACGACTACATGCTGCACGTGCTGAAGCAGTACGCCGCCCTGCTCCGGTATACGCCCACCGTGCCGGAGAAGGCCGTGGAGCTCTGCCCCGAGTCCATGGCATGCCCCGCCCAAGGTCGGGACAGGGAGTTTATGATGCAATCCAGGGAGAGGTACGTCGCCACCTATGAGCCCTGCACGTTGCCGCCGCCGTTCACGGCCGAGGAGGTCACGAGGATGGCCGCCAGAGAAGAGGATGTGCGAAGGAAAGTAGCCAAGATGGAGGGGAGGTAG